In Salinisphaera sp. LB1, one genomic interval encodes:
- a CDS encoding Rne/Rng family ribonuclease: MSSPEPLAEADTLRVEILVNAGPGETRAAQIERGVLQDIHIQRDATASAVSNIYLGVVQRVLAGMQAAFVDIGLERAAFLQISDMVRHDAGQGDDAPRIEQRLHAGDRILVQVSRDAMGTKGARLTTDLAIPSRFLVYMPHTPRVGVSARIESETERTRLFDAVTDLKRELELPGGFIVRTVADGAPIAALAADMRFLATVWADIQEQARHVPGETLVYGDLPLAIRMLRDLLTPDVSAVIIDDARAWQEMIAFTRRFAPEFTDRVLLYEDDTPLFAQYGIEEAIQRALQPKVPLKSGGFLIIEQTEAMVTVDVNTGGFVGTRSLEQTVLRTNLEAAQTTARQLRLRNLGGIIVIDFIDMVDPDHKQQVLTQLADALAADPAKTSVGQISNLGLVEVTRKRTRESLEHLLCAPCEACGGRGYVKTAETITFELFREIARRARRRPHADAELLILAPPDTIDQLLDSQAAAFRQVCADGGVTVRLQAESLYGPEQFDVVVM; the protein is encoded by the coding sequence ATGAGCAGCCCCGAGCCGCTGGCCGAAGCCGATACCCTGCGCGTCGAGATCCTGGTCAACGCCGGCCCGGGCGAGACACGCGCTGCGCAGATCGAGCGCGGCGTACTGCAGGACATCCACATCCAGCGCGATGCCACCGCGAGCGCGGTCAGCAATATCTACCTCGGCGTGGTCCAGCGCGTACTGGCCGGGATGCAGGCGGCGTTCGTCGATATCGGTCTGGAGCGCGCCGCCTTCCTGCAGATCTCGGACATGGTGCGCCATGACGCCGGCCAGGGCGACGACGCACCGCGCATCGAACAGCGTCTTCACGCCGGTGATCGCATCCTGGTCCAGGTCAGCCGCGATGCCATGGGCACCAAGGGCGCACGCCTGACCACCGATCTGGCGATTCCGTCGCGGTTCCTGGTCTATATGCCGCACACGCCGCGCGTCGGCGTATCGGCCCGAATCGAGAGCGAAACCGAACGCACGCGCCTGTTCGATGCCGTGACCGATCTCAAGCGCGAACTCGAACTGCCCGGCGGCTTCATCGTGCGCACCGTGGCCGATGGCGCACCGATCGCCGCACTCGCTGCCGATATGCGGTTCCTGGCCACGGTATGGGCCGACATTCAAGAGCAGGCGCGGCATGTGCCCGGCGAGACCCTGGTCTACGGCGACCTGCCGCTGGCGATCCGCATGCTGCGCGACCTGCTCACGCCCGATGTCTCGGCCGTGATTATCGACGATGCCCGGGCCTGGCAGGAGATGATCGCGTTCACCCGGCGCTTCGCGCCCGAATTCACCGACCGCGTGCTGCTGTACGAGGATGACACCCCGCTATTCGCCCAGTACGGCATCGAAGAGGCCATCCAGCGCGCGCTGCAGCCCAAGGTGCCGCTCAAGTCGGGCGGTTTCCTGATCATCGAGCAGACCGAGGCCATGGTCACGGTGGATGTGAACACCGGCGGCTTCGTGGGCACCCGCAGTCTCGAGCAGACCGTGCTGCGCACGAACCTGGAAGCCGCCCAGACCACCGCGCGTCAGCTGCGCCTGCGCAATCTCGGCGGCATCATCGTGATCGACTTCATCGACATGGTCGATCCGGATCACAAGCAGCAGGTGCTCACCCAGTTGGCCGATGCGCTGGCGGCCGATCCGGCCAAGACCTCCGTTGGCCAGATTTCCAATCTCGGGCTGGTGGAAGTTACCCGCAAACGCACCCGCGAATCGCTCGAGCATCTGTTGTGCGCGCCCTGCGAGGCCTGTGGCGGCCGCGGTTATGTCAAGACGGCTGAGACCATCACCTTCGAGCTGTTCCGCGAAATCGCGCGCCGGGCGCGGCGACGGCCGCATGCGGATGCCGAATTGCTGATCCTGGCGCCGCCGGACACGATCGATCAATTGCTCGACAGCCAGGCGGCGGCCTTCCGCCAGGTCTGCGCCGATGGCGGCGTGACGGTCCGCCTGCAGGCCGAATCGCTCTATGGGCCGGAACAATTCGATGTAGTCGTAATGTAA
- the rlmH gene encoding 23S rRNA (pseudouridine(1915)-N(3))-methyltransferase RlmH: protein MRIRLIAVGRRMPKWVAMAYEDYARRLPRECRLELVEIPLSKRHEGGDTARAIAAEDQRMAKAIGRDTEVVALTVDGKPWSTEGLASDLKTWMGDGRDRALLVGGPDGLGPASLAAADSRRSLSDLTLPHPLVRVIVAEQLFRAHSILVGHPYHRA from the coding sequence ATGCGCATTCGGCTGATCGCCGTGGGCCGGCGCATGCCCAAATGGGTGGCCATGGCGTACGAGGATTACGCCCGGCGGCTGCCGCGCGAATGCCGCCTGGAACTGGTGGAGATCCCGCTGTCCAAACGCCACGAGGGCGGCGATACCGCGCGCGCGATCGCCGCCGAGGACCAGCGCATGGCGAAGGCGATCGGCCGCGATACCGAAGTCGTTGCGCTCACTGTCGACGGCAAGCCGTGGTCGACCGAGGGCCTGGCCTCGGACCTCAAAACCTGGATGGGCGACGGCCGCGACCGCGCGCTGCTGGTCGGCGGCCCCGACGGGCTGGGCCCGGCCTCGCTGGCCGCGGCCGACAGCCGGCGCTCGTTATCCGACCTGACCCTGCCACACCCGCTGGTTCGCGTGATCGTGGCGGAACAGTTGTTTCGGGCCCACAGCATTCTGGTCGGCCACCCCTACCACCGCGCCTGA
- the rsfS gene encoding ribosome silencing factor, which translates to MAANNTPTEALHAAATAAPTDNTLRLALDAVEELKGESVKVLDIAALTTMAEHMVICTGRSGRHVKRIGETVIAHAKKAGLAPRVEGLEQSEWVLIDLNGVLVHIMQPVTRAYYQIEKLWDVDIADPDATSATH; encoded by the coding sequence ATGGCAGCAAACAACACGCCGACCGAAGCACTCCACGCCGCCGCCACCGCGGCGCCTACTGACAATACCCTGCGCCTGGCGCTCGATGCCGTCGAGGAGCTCAAGGGCGAATCGGTCAAGGTACTGGATATCGCCGCGCTGACCACGATGGCGGAGCATATGGTGATCTGCACCGGCCGCTCCGGCCGCCACGTCAAGCGCATCGGCGAGACCGTGATTGCCCACGCCAAAAAGGCCGGGCTTGCGCCGCGCGTGGAAGGACTCGAACAGTCCGAATGGGTGCTGATCGATCTCAACGGCGTGCTGGTACACATCATGCAGCCCGTGACCCGTGCCTACTATCAGATCGAAAAACTCTGGGACGTGGATATCGCTGACCCGGACGCGACCAGCGCCACGCACTGA
- the nadD gene encoding nicotinate-nucleotide adenylyltransferase, which yields MSARQVAMDNIQGPIGILGGTFDPVHNGHLRLAMELATDLKLAQVRLIPNGRPPHREQPGATPGQRAKWIRVATANEPRLTLDDRELMRKGASYTVDTLASLRADFPHNPLCLIMGRDVFAKLPSWHEWRKLFDYAHIVLIERPGLSAEYAPEATAELEARSSDNVEDLHNSLAGVIYNYAPPPLAISASRIRALIASGASPRYLLPAAILDDIMESRIYHSSTGEAKE from the coding sequence ATGTCCGCTAGACAGGTTGCGATGGACAACATCCAGGGCCCGATCGGTATTCTCGGCGGCACCTTCGATCCCGTACATAATGGCCATCTGCGCCTGGCCATGGAACTGGCCACGGATCTCAAGCTGGCCCAGGTGCGCCTGATCCCGAACGGCCGGCCGCCGCATCGCGAGCAGCCCGGGGCGACGCCGGGCCAGCGCGCCAAATGGATCCGCGTGGCCACCGCCAACGAGCCGCGGCTGACGCTGGACGACCGCGAACTGATGCGCAAGGGCGCGTCCTATACGGTCGATACCCTGGCCTCGCTGCGCGCGGATTTTCCGCACAACCCGCTGTGCCTGATCATGGGCCGCGACGTGTTCGCCAAACTGCCGAGCTGGCATGAATGGCGCAAGCTGTTCGACTACGCCCATATCGTGCTGATCGAGCGCCCCGGGCTGTCGGCCGAATACGCGCCGGAGGCCACGGCGGAACTCGAGGCCCGCTCGAGCGACAATGTCGAAGACCTGCACAACAGCCTCGCCGGCGTGATCTACAACTACGCGCCGCCGCCGCTGGCGATCTCCGCCAGCCGCATCCGCGCGCTGATCGCCTCGGGCGCCAGCCCGCGCTACCTCTTGCCGGCGGCGATTCTCGACGACATTATGGAATCTCGTATCTATCACTCGTCCACGGGCGAGGCCAAGGAATAA
- a CDS encoding glutamate-5-semialdehyde dehydrogenase: MSANLREPGGEASSRVTRQIRSLGESARRAARRMAAAEPGEKNAALFAIAEALTAQQDAILAANARDIRDARGKLDDAAIERLQLSPARIERMAEGVHQVAALADPIGSLTDLNFRPSGIQVGRMRVPLGVIGIIYESRPNVTADAAALCLKSGNAAILRGGSESAHSNQAIAAAVARGLSDAGLPREAVQVVETTDREAVAAMLAMPEFIDVIVPRGGKGLIEFVANHAKMPVIKHLDGVCHVYIDDSADRDKAIAIAVNAKTQRYGTCNTMETLLVAESVARSILEPLAHDLRQAGVMLRGCEATRKLLGPDIQPATDDDWAAEYLAPTLAVRIVPDMDAAIDHIERWGSHHTDAIVTENLTRARAFIRAVDSASVMVNASTRFADGFEYGLGAEIGISTDKLHARGPVGLEGLTSQKYVVFGDGHVR; encoded by the coding sequence ATGAGCGCGAACCTACGCGAACCCGGCGGCGAGGCCTCCTCCCGCGTGACCCGTCAGATCCGCAGCCTGGGCGAATCCGCCCGGCGCGCCGCCCGGCGCATGGCCGCGGCCGAGCCGGGCGAGAAAAACGCCGCCCTGTTCGCCATTGCCGAAGCCCTGACGGCACAGCAGGACGCGATTCTCGCGGCCAACGCCCGCGATATCCGCGACGCCCGCGGCAAACTCGACGACGCAGCGATCGAACGCCTGCAGCTCAGCCCCGCGCGCATCGAGCGCATGGCCGAGGGCGTGCATCAGGTGGCGGCGCTGGCGGATCCGATCGGCAGCCTGACCGACCTCAACTTCCGACCGTCCGGCATCCAGGTCGGGCGCATGCGCGTGCCGCTGGGCGTGATCGGCATCATCTACGAATCGCGCCCGAACGTGACCGCGGATGCGGCCGCCCTGTGCCTGAAATCGGGTAACGCGGCCATCCTGCGGGGCGGCTCGGAGTCGGCGCATTCCAATCAGGCCATCGCCGCGGCGGTGGCGCGCGGGTTGAGCGACGCCGGCCTGCCGCGCGAGGCCGTCCAGGTGGTCGAGACCACCGATCGCGAGGCGGTCGCCGCCATGCTCGCCATGCCGGAGTTCATCGATGTCATCGTGCCCCGGGGCGGCAAGGGCCTGATCGAGTTCGTGGCCAATCACGCGAAGATGCCGGTAATCAAGCATCTGGACGGTGTCTGCCACGTCTATATCGACGATTCGGCGGATCGCGACAAGGCGATCGCCATCGCGGTTAATGCCAAGACCCAGCGCTACGGCACCTGCAACACGATGGAAACGCTGCTGGTGGCCGAGTCCGTGGCGCGCTCGATTCTGGAACCGCTGGCCCACGACCTGCGCCAGGCCGGCGTGATGCTGCGCGGCTGCGAGGCCACGCGCAAGCTCCTCGGCCCCGACATCCAGCCCGCCACCGACGACGACTGGGCCGCCGAGTATCTGGCGCCCACGCTGGCCGTGCGCATCGTGCCCGACATGGACGCCGCGATTGATCATATCGAGCGCTGGGGCTCGCACCACACCGACGCCATCGTGACCGAGAACCTCACCCGCGCACGGGCGTTCATTCGCGCGGTGGATTCGGCATCGGTCATGGTTAACGCCTCGACCCGCTTCGCCGACGGCTTCGAATACGGTCTGGGTGCGGAGATCGGCATTTCCACCGACAAGCTGCATGCGCGCGGCCCGGTCGGACTGGAGGGCCTGACGTCCCAGAAATACGTGGTCTTCGGCGACGGCCATGTCCGCTAG
- the holA gene encoding DNA polymerase III subunit delta, whose amino-acid sequence MDIRAEEFATEFARHPLARAYGLAGSEPLQVVEAADAVRRRARDEGFDERDVLHAEPGFDWAQLATAGANQSLFAARRIVELHLTDKGPGKPGSAAIADFLKQDAPDTLLLIVAPGLAASARKSAWYKAVAKAGVVSYAWPLPASRMVAWIERRAGTHDLALTREAAQLLATQNEGNLLAAAQEIDRLALLYPDTTVDHAEVAAAASDHARFDIFDLPAKALDGDAAGAVKSLYRLRAEGVDAVPITWALVNDLRTLYQAALAARANRLDAFMNKIFMPVPRKRQISRAARAADPAHLARLLRQAARADAINKGAAPGRAWDELITLTIALSGRTPGAQTSQPSFDTTRSP is encoded by the coding sequence ATGGACATTCGCGCCGAGGAGTTCGCGACTGAATTCGCTCGCCACCCGCTGGCCCGTGCCTATGGACTGGCCGGCAGCGAGCCGTTGCAGGTGGTCGAGGCGGCCGACGCGGTGCGCCGGCGTGCCCGCGACGAAGGTTTCGACGAGCGCGATGTCCTGCACGCCGAGCCCGGCTTCGATTGGGCGCAGCTGGCCACGGCCGGGGCCAATCAATCGCTGTTCGCCGCCCGGCGCATCGTCGAACTGCATCTGACCGACAAGGGCCCCGGCAAACCCGGCTCGGCCGCAATCGCGGATTTCCTCAAGCAGGATGCGCCCGATACGCTGCTGCTGATCGTCGCCCCCGGCCTGGCGGCGTCGGCCCGCAAGAGCGCCTGGTACAAGGCGGTGGCCAAGGCCGGCGTGGTCAGCTATGCATGGCCATTGCCGGCGTCTCGCATGGTCGCGTGGATCGAGCGCCGGGCCGGTACGCACGATCTCGCCCTCACGCGCGAAGCTGCCCAGCTTCTGGCGACCCAGAATGAAGGCAACCTGCTGGCCGCGGCGCAGGAGATCGATCGGCTGGCGCTGTTGTACCCCGACACCACGGTCGATCACGCCGAGGTCGCCGCGGCGGCCAGCGATCACGCCCGCTTCGATATCTTCGACCTGCCGGCCAAGGCGCTCGACGGCGATGCGGCCGGCGCGGTCAAGAGCCTGTACCGGCTGCGCGCCGAGGGCGTGGATGCCGTGCCGATCACCTGGGCGCTGGTCAACGATCTGCGCACCCTGTACCAGGCGGCACTGGCGGCCCGGGCCAACCGGCTCGACGCTTTCATGAACAAGATCTTCATGCCGGTGCCCCGCAAGCGCCAGATTTCCAGGGCCGCGCGGGCCGCCGATCCGGCCCATCTGGCGCGTTTGCTGCGCCAGGCCGCCCGGGCCGATGCCATCAACAAGGGGGCGGCGCCGGGCCGGGCCTGGGATGAACTGATAACATTGACTATTGCACTCTCGGGTCGAACCCCGGGCGCGCAGACTTCACAACCTTCATTTGACACGACACGATCGCCATGA